A window of Dehalogenimonas sp. WBC-2 genomic DNA:
CGGGCAAAATATCCAACCTTGCCCAGGCTAAAACTGTCGGAAATATGATCGGGACCCTTTTCATCCGCTCCTATGAACGCGGCGAGCGCGTCTACGGCTCAATGGTAGCCCGCGGTTTTGACGGTCACCCGCGCAGCTTGAACGAACTGGCTTTCAGCAGAAACGACGCCGTCATCGGCGCGGTCTTCGGGGTAGCAATTATTCTTCCCACAGTGATAAGGCTGACACTATGATGAACGAAGCAGTCAAACTTGAAAACCTGAATTACATATACCCTGATGGACACCGGGCGCTGGATAGCGTGTGTTTAAGCATCGGATACGGTGAGTGTATCGCTATCGCCGGCAGCAACGGCGCCGGCAAATCAACGCTGCTGCTGCATTTGAACGGTATTATCCACGGCAGCAACGGCGCGGTTAAGGTCTCAGGTCTTCCGGTCAATAGCGCCAATCTGAAAACCATCCGCTCCAGGGTCGGCGTTGTTTTCCAGAACCCCGACGACCAGCTTTTTTGCCCCAGTGTCTTTGATGACGTGGCCTTTGGGCCAATCAACATGGGGCTGGCTGAGACCGAGGTAAAACAACGCGTAGTCAATGCCCTTGAGGCTGTCGGCTTACCCAGTTTTGAGAACCGCTCGTCACACCACCTGAGTCTGGGAGAGAAGAAGAGGATCGCCCTGGCGAGCGTGCTTTCCATGCGCCCGGAGGTGCTGGCACTAGACGAGCCGTCATCTAACCTGGACCCTGCCGCCAAATGGGGTCTCATCAAATTGTTGAAATCCCTTGATATCACTAAAATAATCGTCTCGCACGATCTGGAACTTATTGAAGCCCTGTGTCCGCGGCTGGTCATCATGAAACAGGGCAGGGTGCTGGCCGACAGGGCGACGGCGGAGATCATGGCTGACCGGGCACTTCTAATCGCAGGGGGCCTGGCAGCAGCAGATTCCTAGTCCGGAATACAAAAACCCAACCACCAGCCGATGCAATTTAAGCAGGCTATCGGTTATACTTCATCAATGTCTCTACTTGACTTGATCAAACACCGCAAAAGCTGCCATAAGTTTAACGCGACCCACTCTGTCCCCCCAGGAGATGATCAGACAATACCTGAAAGCGGCACGGCAAACCGCTTGCCCGTAAATCACTTAACGAAATATCATCGTATGATGTCTATCGCCCGAATGGCCCGATGATTCCGGTGATTGATACTAATGAATCGGTTTAGCTTTATAAAGACCTTTGTCTGAAATATAAGCCGCCACAAGCGGCGGCACCAGGTGGTCAACAGGCTGACCCAGCGCCACCCGCTGCCTGATAGCCGTGGCGGAAATGTCTATCTCCGGTTGGGTCAGGATAATTGTCCGCTGGCCGATACCCGGCACCGCGGCTTCAAGGGCTTCAATATCGGGTCGGGGAGTGCCTACCCGCGGTGCAGAGACCAGGCAAGCTGATTCTATGATGCGTTGAGGTTCCTGCCATAAGGGGAGAGCATGAAGAATGTCCCAACCGAGTATAAAATATAACTCATCATCAGGATAGCGTTCTTTTAGTTCAACCAGGGTTTCCCAGGTGTAGGACGGACCCGGGCGCCGGACTTCCATATCACTAACACCGAAAAAAGTCCGACCAGTTACGGCCAGCTTAACCATCTCCAGGCGCTCCGCGGCAGGGCTGACCCGCTGAGACGCCTTGACCCACGGTTCTCCAGCGGGGATAAAAATCACTCTATCCAGATTCAGTTGCCGCTGTACCTCTTCAGCCAGTAACAAATGACCGGTATGCGGCGGATCAAACGTACCACCCAGGATGCCGATCTTTACCAATAAAACTCCACGTTGCCAATGAAAAACTTGTCACCGGGCTTGAGTTTGGCCGCCCTGAGGGCCCGTTCCACACCCCAGCGCCAGAGCTCTCCGAACAACTGCCGCTTGACCTCAGTGTCGTTGGTTTCAGACCCGGCCACCAGGCGCTCAAACTCATCCGAATATACGTGCCAGCCGTCAACTTCCCGTTCAACGATAACTTTTTCTTTTTGAGGTGTCGGACGGAAGACTTTCATCTCGTCCTCAGTTTCAGACTCAAACGCGGGTTTTTCCTGGAGCAAACGGTCAATTTCAGCCAGCAGGGTATCTATGCCCTCACCAGTGACCGCAGAGATAAATATCACTTTGATGCCCGCCGTTTTAAACATTGTCTTGAGTTCCGGTATGCGGTCGTGGACTTCCAACAGATCAATCTTATTTACTGCCACCAATTGAGGTTTCTGACCCAGCAGTGGATCATACAGGGTAAGTTCGGTGTTTATCTTGACCATATCGTTAACAGGTTGTGCCGCCGAGCCATCAATGAGGTGTATCAGCACCCGCGTCCGGGCGACATGGCGCAGAAACTGGTGTCCCAAGCCTTTGCCCAGATGAGCGTCCTCGATAAGACCCGGTACATCAGCCACCACCCAGCGCCGACCGGCGGCCTCAATAACGCCAAGGATAGGCTCTAAAGTAGTAAAGGGGTAGGCGGCCACTTTCGGCCGCGCCGCGGAGATAGCCGCAAGCAGTGATGATTTACCGGCATTGGGCAGACCGATGATGCCGGCATCGGCGATAAGTTTCAGCTCAAGGGTCAATGTTGTACTTTCACCTGAAACACCCGTCTGGGCCAGTTTCGGCGCCTGGTTGGTAGAAGAGGCAAAGTGAGTGTTACCCAGCCCGCCTTTACCACCGTGGACAGCCACAACCCGGTCACCGTGATGATCCAGGTCGGCAATTACTAGCCCGGTTTCCTTCTCACGGATCAAGGTTCCCACCGGGACTTTGACGATAATATCAGCACCGCTTTTGCCGGAACAGCGCTGACCAAAGCCGCGGGCACCGTCGTCTGCTTTGAAATGCCGCTGGTGGCGATATTTCATCAGGCTGCCCATATCCTTATCGGCTTCCAGTATGACATCACCGCCACGCCCGCCGTCACCCCCATCCGGACCGCCCCGCGGTACGAACTTCTCACGGCGGAACCCGGACGATCCCCGGCCGCCATCACCACTCTTAACTTCAATTTCTGCCTGGTCAATCAATTGACACGCCCTTTTACCAATATTATGGTATTTATCTTATCTAAATGTTTTGTAGTAATTATATAGTTTAAGTATATCAAAATTAGAAGGTATTAACAGTTATATTAATAGAGACCGGTTCAAATCTATCGTGAGTGAATTGGCGATACCTGGTTTCAAACGTAGCATCTTTGAGTGTTATCAAATATTGCTGGCAATTGTCTAAGGTTTATAGTGGTTTGTGTTGTTCATCAAGGGCGTATTATCGAACGGCGACGGTGGTTATTGATGTTAGTCTTCTGCTTCAAGCGCTTACTAAAATATTGACGGGGAGTTGTTGCCGGTTCCATTGACTATATCGGGGGACAGATAGCTTCAGATGAAAAGTTATCTAATGCTCGCTGACTGATTTTTGATAGTCTTTTAGGCAATGGAGAGAATAAGGAGGGGACGGATTTCCGTCCCCTCCCTGGCTGTCGTGAAAAGTGGTTTAGCGCCTTCCACCTATAAGCAGCATCCCAAAATAGAGTAGCTGGGCAACTGCCTGCAGCATAGCGGCGACATAGGTCAGGGCTGCTGCCGAAAGTACCGCGGAGGCCCCACTAGCTTCGGAAACAGAAACCAGACCACTAGAGTGTAACATCGCCCTAGCCCGGGTAGAGGCATTGAACTCCACCGGCAAGGTGATAACTGAAAAAACTACCGCGGCACCGAAAAGGGCCACACCCGCCCAAGCGATATTCAGCCCGAAAGCCGCACCAAAGCCGTAAAGCACAAAGCCCACCAATACCAGGATAAAACCGAAGTTGGAACCGAGGCTGGCTACCGGGTATATGGCGGTGCGCACCTTCATTGGGGTGTAAGCGGCGGCGTGTTGTACAGCGTGTCCGACCTCATGGGCAGCAATGCCCAGTGCGGCCACTGAAGCTTTGTTAGCCACATCGGGAGACAGCCGGAGTACCCGGTTTTTAGGGTCGTAGTGGTCGGAAAGTTTGCCTTTGGCTAACTCGACCGGGACATTCTGCAGGTTGTTTTGGTCCAGCAGCCACCGCGCCGCCGCCATACCGGTCATGCCGCGTTCATTGGCAATCTTTGAATACTTTCCGTAAGTTGAAGAAACCCGCCACTGAGCATAAAGCATCAGCAGCAACGGGGGGATAATAAAGGCTAAATAAAGTCCCATCGCAACCTCCTATTAGACATAACGATGATAATATTATATCAGACTCATCGTGTTGTCTCAATGCAGTGACGTATTATTGACTGCTCCGTTTTGATAATGACTCTTCACAGGCGGCCACCATATTATGCAGCCCACAGGCCAAACAAGGGTACTGGTGACAATCACCGCTGGCTTCTTCGGCAAGAGCCCGGTTGTACTCCCGCTTAAGATGACTTAGGCTGACGCCGCTTTCAATATGCGACCAGGGGAAAACCTCATCCATCGGCCGCAACCGCCGGGCATAAAATGCGGGATCCAGACCCGCCTCGGCAAAGGCCTCCGCCCAGCGCTCCCAGTTAAAATACTCTGTCCAGCCGTCCAGCGTGCTGCCCCGGCGCCAGGCGGAATGGATGACCTTTGACAAGCGGCGGTCGCCGCGGGAAAGGACCGCTTCCAGCAAGCTGGCTTTTGGCTCTGACCAGGACATCTTTATACCCTTGTTTTTAACCTGATCCAGCAGATGACGCTGCTTGACGACAATAGTTTCCTCGTCATCCTGGGCAGCCCACTGGAAAGGAGTATGGGGTTTGGGGATAAAAGTAGCCAGGCTGACACGGAGGGTGGGGCGGCGTCCCGGCGCGCTACGTCCGAGGTTGTGTACCCGGTGGAGCATATCGGCCATGGCTGAAAGGTCATCCATAGTTTCTGTCGGCAATCCCAGCATGTAATACAGCTTTAGAGTTGTCCAGCCTCGTTCAAAAGCGGCGGCGGCGGTAGCCAGAATCTCTTCCTCCGGGATGATCTTGTTAATAACCCGTCCCAGCCGGGTGCTGGCCGCCTCAGGGGCGAAAGTCAGGCCGCTGCGCCGTTTCTCCGGCAGGCTTTCCACAAGGGTCACCGACCCGGGGGTTACCCGCAGGCTGGGTAGCGATATGGCGATATGGCGGTCCCTTTGACTTTCCGCCAGCCTGATAACCAGCTCTTCAATGCCGTCATAGTCCGATGTCGAAAGCGATAATAACGAAATCTCGTCATAACCGGTGTTGCCGATGATGGCATCGGCGGCTTTCATGACTTCTTCATGGGGGCGCTGGCGTGTCGGACGATAGACCACACCGGCGTGGCAAAAGCGGCAGCCCCGGACGCAGCCGCGGGAGATCTCTATTACCCCCCGGTCCTGGACCGCTTCAACGTAGGGCACCACCGGCCTGACCACCGGGGGCGGCAATGTGGCGATAATACGGCGGCTGATTTTTAGCGGCGCGGCGGGATGATTGGGTTCCAGTGAAGCGACAGTTCCGTCTTTGTTATAGCTCACATCATAAAAAGAGGGGATGTAAATTCCCTTGATATCAGCCAGCCTGCACAGCAGATCGGCTTTACCGCCCGGTTTGCCGCAGCTCTGCCAGTTAGTGAAAATATCGAGGAATTCGGTGATGGAGTCCTCAGCGTCACCGATGAAGATGACGTCGAGGAATTCAGCTACCGGTTCGGAGTTGAAAACCGAGGTGCCGCCGGCGATGACCAGCGGGAAATTGTCGCCGCGCTCGGACGCCCATACCGGAATACCGGATAAGTCCAACATCTCCAGCATGGTGGTGAATGAAAGTTCCGCTCCCAGCGAAAAACCAGTGATGTCGAAGTCTCTTATCAGTCGTTGGTTTTCAAGGGAAAGAAGAGATAGTCCGTTATCACGTATGGCCTGCGCCATATCCGGCCAGGGCATATAGACCCGTTCTGCCAGGGCATCGCTGCGGCGGTTGATAATATCATACAGGATGGGCAGAGACAGGTTGGACATGCCCACCTCGTACAGGTCGGGAAAAGCCAGTGCCACTTTTACCGGCGTTCTGGTGAAATCTTTGACGCTTGAGTTCCACTCCCCGCCGGTATAGCGGCCGGGCTTTTGAACTTTATTCAGGATTGAATCAGGATAAGACAAGTTATTTTCTCCGTATCAGGATAGTAATTATTACTATATTTAGTCTCCGGGGTTTGCATCAAGTTCATCAAGCCGGAATACCAGGCCATCCCGTGCCGCAATAACCCGCACCCCGGTGCGCTGGGTCATAGCGGCGGCGGCCTCCCAGGGGTGAGCCTGCCAGACGCTCATGCCGAAATGGGTCAGGATGGCTACTTTCGGTTTGA
This region includes:
- a CDS encoding Fe-S oxidoreductase, whose translation is MSYPDSILNKVQKPGRYTGGEWNSSVKDFTRTPVKVALAFPDLYEVGMSNLSLPILYDIINRRSDALAERVYMPWPDMAQAIRDNGLSLLSLENQRLIRDFDITGFSLGAELSFTTMLEMLDLSGIPVWASERGDNFPLVIAGGTSVFNSEPVAEFLDVIFIGDAEDSITEFLDIFTNWQSCGKPGGKADLLCRLADIKGIYIPSFYDVSYNKDGTVASLEPNHPAAPLKISRRIIATLPPPVVRPVVPYVEAVQDRGVIEISRGCVRGCRFCHAGVVYRPTRQRPHEEVMKAADAIIGNTGYDEISLLSLSTSDYDGIEELVIRLAESQRDRHIAISLPSLRVTPGSVTLVESLPEKRRSGLTFAPEAASTRLGRVINKIIPEEEILATAAAAFERGWTTLKLYYMLGLPTETMDDLSAMADMLHRVHNLGRSAPGRRPTLRVSLATFIPKPHTPFQWAAQDDEETIVVKQRHLLDQVKNKGIKMSWSEPKASLLEAVLSRGDRRLSKVIHSAWRRGSTLDGWTEYFNWERWAEAFAEAGLDPAFYARRLRPMDEVFPWSHIESGVSLSHLKREYNRALAEEASGDCHQYPCLACGLHNMVAACEESLSKRSSQ
- a CDS encoding putative metal-dependent peptidase, translated to MGLYLAFIIPPLLLMLYAQWRVSSTYGKYSKIANERGMTGMAAARWLLDQNNLQNVPVELAKGKLSDHYDPKNRVLRLSPDVANKASVAALGIAAHEVGHAVQHAAAYTPMKVRTAIYPVASLGSNFGFILVLVGFVLYGFGAAFGLNIAWAGVALFGAAVVFSVITLPVEFNASTRARAMLHSSGLVSVSEASGASAVLSAAALTYVAAMLQAVAQLLYFGMLLIGGRR
- a CDS encoding GTP-binding protein Obg, yielding MIDQAEIEVKSGDGGRGSSGFRREKFVPRGGPDGGDGGRGGDVILEADKDMGSLMKYRHQRHFKADDGARGFGQRCSGKSGADIIVKVPVGTLIREKETGLVIADLDHHGDRVVAVHGGKGGLGNTHFASSTNQAPKLAQTGVSGESTTLTLELKLIADAGIIGLPNAGKSSLLAAISAARPKVAAYPFTTLEPILGVIEAAGRRWVVADVPGLIEDAHLGKGLGHQFLRHVARTRVLIHLIDGSAAQPVNDMVKINTELTLYDPLLGQKPQLVAVNKIDLLEVHDRIPELKTMFKTAGIKVIFISAVTGEGIDTLLAEIDRLLQEKPAFESETEDEMKVFRPTPQKEKVIVEREVDGWHVYSDEFERLVAGSETNDTEVKRQLFGELWRWGVERALRAAKLKPGDKFFIGNVEFYW
- the nikO gene encoding NikO ATPase component of nickel ECF transporter; translation: MMNEAVKLENLNYIYPDGHRALDSVCLSIGYGECIAIAGSNGAGKSTLLLHLNGIIHGSNGAVKVSGLPVNSANLKTIRSRVGVVFQNPDDQLFCPSVFDDVAFGPINMGLAETEVKQRVVNALEAVGLPSFENRSSHHLSLGEKKRIALASVLSMRPEVLALDEPSSNLDPAAKWGLIKLLKSLDITKIIVSHDLELIEALCPRLVIMKQGRVLADRATAEIMADRALLIAGGLAAADS
- a CDS encoding nicotinate-nucleotide adenylyltransferase, with the translated sequence MVKIGILGGTFDPPHTGHLLLAEEVQRQLNLDRVIFIPAGEPWVKASQRVSPAAERLEMVKLAVTGRTFFGVSDMEVRRPGPSYTWETLVELKERYPDDELYFILGWDILHALPLWQEPQRIIESACLVSAPRVGTPRPDIEALEAAVPGIGQRTIILTQPEIDISATAIRQRVALGQPVDHLVPPLVAAYISDKGLYKAKPIH